One stretch of Pedobacter riviphilus DNA includes these proteins:
- a CDS encoding glucosamine inositolphosphorylceramide transferase family protein, with translation MMNATVNLFNKIFTADKWNIGFVYQTPEELISTKKLGTAINWLQEDNIDYAADPFVVNINNTPRIYYEELDFWKGKGEIMMIDGFDFKNKKKVQGIKPEAIHLSYPYLIEENGCLYCIPETSEAKEIALYQVNLEHPNLLTKIKVLISGKAFVDSSIIYHENKYWLFTSVSGDQNHLYIYHSKTLNGQYTGHYQNPIPVEKELCRAAGSLFKVGKSLYRPTQNPINRYGGSIIINEIEALSEKTFTTTHKFEILPDKLYNKGLHNISFANNIIVIDGKRKVLSLIMPFKKIVRNLKKR, from the coding sequence ATGATGAATGCAACAGTTAACCTCTTTAATAAAATATTCACTGCCGACAAATGGAATATTGGTTTTGTTTATCAAACGCCAGAAGAGCTGATCAGCACAAAAAAGCTTGGCACAGCAATAAACTGGTTACAGGAAGATAACATCGATTATGCTGCTGATCCTTTTGTGGTAAATATAAATAACACACCAAGAATCTATTACGAAGAACTGGATTTTTGGAAAGGAAAGGGCGAGATTATGATGATTGATGGATTCGACTTCAAAAACAAGAAGAAAGTACAGGGCATTAAGCCAGAGGCAATACATTTATCTTATCCTTATCTTATTGAAGAAAATGGATGCTTATACTGTATTCCGGAAACATCAGAAGCAAAAGAAATAGCACTCTATCAGGTTAATCTGGAGCATCCAAACCTGTTAACCAAAATAAAAGTGTTGATTAGCGGAAAAGCTTTTGTAGATAGTTCGATTATTTATCATGAAAATAAATATTGGCTTTTTACCAGTGTATCCGGAGATCAAAATCACTTGTACATTTATCATTCAAAAACTTTAAACGGTCAATACACTGGGCATTATCAAAATCCCATCCCTGTAGAAAAAGAACTTTGCAGGGCTGCTGGGAGTTTATTTAAAGTTGGTAAATCGCTATACCGACCCACACAAAACCCAATTAACCGTTACGGAGGTTCAATTATCATTAACGAAATTGAAGCACTGAGCGAAAAAACGTTTACAACCACCCATAAATTCGAAATATTACCCGATAAACTTTATAACAAAGGGCTTCACAATATCAGTTTCGCCAACAACATTATTGTAATAGACGGAAAACGGAAAGTATTAAGCTTGATAATGCCCTTCAAAAAAATTGTTCGGAATCTTAAAAAAAGATAA
- a CDS encoding glycosyltransferase: MFGILKKDKSPFEMTTREKRMIFISLTDAPNGAENVLLTMATQVNGEMHFLKKHAFTGLKISDGIFKRYLSEKTIFWGFVKMIPLLRKYKKDDVIMSTHPYLNAFLGFLKRIGYFRSKLIVRECTSVFTRFTGIKKRIYQIIYRIGYPAVDLVVCQTTLMKMQLLDHNKFLSKQNILVQPNPIDFNKIIAKSELPLINGDAKLEFICSAGRLIPEKGFSILIKAFKLIQQEHPKLKLLVLGEGKERASLINIIQENNLSDSVFLKGQIDNPAPYFKQAKLCVVSSIKEGFPNVLLEMMSVNSAVVSTLCAGGISEIPAIAKVEVNNVEALAEAMGKKLKQNQPQNTETAMQYLYGRRPEIFAQSILNALQHQN; this comes from the coding sequence TTGTTCGGAATCTTAAAAAAAGATAAATCGCCATTCGAAATGACCACACGTGAAAAAAGAATGATTTTCATTTCGTTAACTGATGCACCCAACGGGGCAGAAAATGTGCTATTGACAATGGCTACCCAAGTTAACGGCGAAATGCACTTTTTAAAAAAACATGCTTTTACAGGGCTTAAAATTTCTGACGGGATTTTCAAAAGATACTTGTCTGAAAAGACAATTTTTTGGGGTTTTGTAAAAATGATACCACTGCTCCGAAAATATAAAAAGGACGATGTGATAATGAGCACACACCCGTATTTAAATGCTTTTTTGGGTTTTTTAAAACGTATAGGTTATTTCAGGTCGAAATTAATTGTACGCGAATGCACCTCTGTTTTTACCCGTTTCACCGGAATTAAAAAACGCATTTATCAGATCATTTATCGCATTGGTTATCCGGCTGTAGATTTAGTGGTTTGCCAGACCACATTAATGAAAATGCAGCTGCTTGATCACAATAAATTTTTATCGAAGCAAAATATATTGGTACAACCCAATCCCATCGATTTTAATAAGATCATTGCTAAATCTGAACTGCCTCTAATTAATGGCGATGCCAAACTCGAATTTATCTGCTCTGCAGGAAGGTTGATCCCGGAAAAAGGTTTTTCGATTTTGATCAAAGCTTTTAAATTAATTCAGCAGGAGCACCCTAAACTTAAATTGCTCGTACTGGGAGAGGGAAAAGAAAGAGCATCATTAATCAATATTATCCAGGAGAATAACTTAAGCGATTCGGTTTTTTTAAAGGGACAGATAGATAATCCGGCCCCTTATTTTAAACAGGCCAAACTTTGCGTGGTATCTTCCATCAAAGAGGGTTTTCCGAATGTGCTGTTAGAAATGATGTCGGTAAACAGCGCAGTAGTTTCTACACTTTGCGCAGGAGGCATCAGCGAAATTCCGGCTATTGCCAAAGTAGAAGTAAACAATGTAGAAGCCCTTGCCGAAGCAATGGGCAAAAAATTAAAGCAAAACCAACCTCAGAATACTGAAACTGCGATGCAGTATTTGTACGGCCGTAGACCAGAAATATTTGCTCAATCTATTTTAAACGCGCTGCAGCACCAAAACTAA
- a CDS encoding NAD-dependent epimerase codes for MKILITGTAGFIGFHLAKRLLERGDVVVGIDNINDYYDVNLKHVRLAQAGINHTDLVYGVPQVSDRYENYTFIKLDICDKESLENCFKSYQFDAVCNLAAQAGVRYSLTNPDAYIEANIKGFLNILECSRHFKIGHLLYASSSSVYGLNKKMPFSAHDNVDHPVSLYAASKKSNELMAHAYSHLFNLPTTGLRFFTVYGPWGRPDMALFLFTKAILEGKPIEVFNNGEMKRDFTYVDDIIEGIVRVFDQPAQANPNWNNQNPDPATSAAPFAVFNIGRGAPVNLLDFVEEIEKETGLTAQKIFMPMQDGDVAETSADIDDLKNLLNYEPSVSVQKGVKNFVNWFTAFYHPNLQLIPKTAIVTI; via the coding sequence ATGAAAATTTTAATTACCGGTACAGCCGGATTTATTGGTTTCCATTTAGCAAAACGCTTGTTGGAAAGAGGAGATGTTGTTGTAGGCATTGATAACATTAACGATTATTATGATGTAAACCTGAAACATGTCCGTTTAGCCCAAGCTGGTATTAACCACACCGATTTGGTTTATGGTGTTCCTCAGGTGAGTGATAGATATGAAAATTACACTTTCATAAAGTTGGATATCTGCGATAAAGAAAGTTTGGAAAATTGTTTTAAAAGCTATCAATTCGATGCGGTTTGTAATTTGGCGGCTCAGGCAGGTGTGCGATACAGCTTAACCAATCCAGATGCCTATATAGAAGCAAATATTAAAGGTTTTTTAAATATACTGGAATGTAGTCGCCATTTCAAAATTGGCCATTTATTGTATGCCAGCTCTTCCAGTGTTTATGGATTAAATAAAAAAATGCCATTTTCTGCGCACGATAATGTAGACCATCCGGTTTCATTATATGCGGCTTCGAAAAAAAGTAACGAATTAATGGCGCATGCATATAGCCATTTATTTAATTTACCAACCACTGGTTTACGTTTCTTTACAGTTTATGGTCCTTGGGGGCGCCCAGATATGGCCTTGTTCTTGTTTACAAAAGCAATTTTGGAAGGTAAGCCCATCGAAGTTTTTAATAATGGCGAAATGAAAAGAGATTTTACCTATGTGGATGATATTATTGAAGGCATTGTAAGAGTCTTTGATCAACCAGCACAGGCCAATCCAAACTGGAATAACCAAAACCCTGATCCAGCTACATCAGCAGCACCTTTTGCCGTATTTAATATTGGGAGAGGAGCACCAGTTAACCTGTTAGATTTTGTTGAAGAAATTGAAAAAGAAACCGGATTAACCGCGCAAAAAATATTTATGCCCATGCAAGATGGCGATGTGGCAGAAACATCAGCAGATATTGACGATTTAAAAAACCTATTAAATTATGAACCATCTGTTTCTGTGCAAAAAGGTGTAAAGAATTTTGTAAACTGGTTTACAGCGTTTTATCACCCAAATTTACAGTTGATTCCTAAAACAGCTATTGTTACAATTTAA
- a CDS encoding pectate lyase family protein: MTKLFKKVSLIGLVLTTIIFFSNCKKSVNADDKLANSTELFSSDSTSVLAATSGSTGKLSLTGVKSDGGYAYKISESIPGGDNSTSKEQSILRLFENGVELGPAHSVHDDIRNLGKGRFSHWGTTVIFSASDNTDPRTNGRSYTYVMGGTSAVLPPTETVTPPANTTINSALVGYALVNGKTTGGQGGVETTVTTLDQLKAAVGDNVTRTIYVSGTIKGAGKDIVYVKSNKSIIGKSGAVIEGVNLFIYTVSNIIVQNITFKNYVEQAAVQIKEAAHHVWVDHCDFSTDRSHGWDYWGKDICITRESDYVTVSWSKFHDTNLSVLISGGIVGHEADKGKLHVTMHHNMWYNVTEREPSMNYGSVHMFNNYHLNNSGYSIGTRAGGIVRTDNEYFSNCVKPLTTKVASDPEGYFSGITTNIYDKCGPNNITTAVSTWVPEYDYKSFLNDAASVPAIVTANAGAK, encoded by the coding sequence ATGACAAAATTGTTTAAAAAAGTGAGTTTAATTGGTTTAGTATTAACGACAATTATTTTCTTTAGTAATTGTAAAAAAAGTGTGAATGCCGATGATAAATTGGCCAACAGTACAGAATTGTTTTCAAGCGATTCTACATCAGTATTAGCAGCTACCAGTGGCAGCACAGGTAAATTAAGCCTTACAGGTGTAAAATCTGACGGAGGTTATGCATATAAAATTTCAGAATCAATTCCTGGTGGCGACAATTCTACTTCAAAAGAACAATCGATTTTAAGATTATTTGAAAACGGAGTAGAACTGGGTCCTGCCCATAGTGTACACGATGATATCAGAAATTTAGGTAAAGGCAGGTTTAGCCATTGGGGTACTACGGTAATATTTTCGGCATCAGACAATACCGATCCAAGAACTAATGGCCGTTCTTATACTTATGTAATGGGCGGCACAAGCGCTGTTTTACCACCAACAGAAACTGTAACCCCGCCTGCTAATACTACCATTAATTCTGCTTTAGTAGGTTATGCTTTGGTAAATGGTAAAACAACCGGCGGTCAGGGTGGTGTTGAAACTACGGTAACCACGCTCGATCAATTAAAAGCTGCTGTTGGCGATAACGTTACACGTACTATTTATGTGAGCGGTACCATTAAAGGTGCTGGTAAGGATATTGTTTATGTAAAATCAAACAAATCTATTATTGGCAAATCTGGAGCTGTTATAGAAGGGGTTAATCTATTTATTTACACAGTAAGTAACATTATAGTTCAGAATATTACTTTTAAAAACTACGTAGAACAGGCAGCTGTACAAATTAAAGAAGCTGCTCACCATGTTTGGGTAGATCATTGCGATTTCTCTACAGACCGTAGCCATGGCTGGGATTATTGGGGTAAAGATATTTGTATTACAAGAGAATCGGATTACGTAACTGTTTCCTGGAGTAAATTCCATGATACCAACTTATCAGTGCTAATTAGTGGTGGTATTGTGGGGCACGAAGCAGATAAAGGCAAACTGCACGTAACCATGCACCACAATATGTGGTATAATGTTACCGAAAGAGAACCATCAATGAACTATGGTAGTGTACATATGTTTAACAACTATCACCTTAACAACTCTGGTTACTCTATCGGTACAAGAGCGGGTGGTATAGTAAGAACAGATAATGAGTATTTCTCAAATTGTGTTAAACCATTAACGACAAAAGTGGCAAGCGATCCGGAAGGATATTTTAGCGGTATTACCACCAACATTTACGATAAATGTGGTCCAAACAATATAACGACGGCAGTTTCTACCTGGGTTCCAGAGTATGATTACAAATCATTCCTTAACGATGCAGCGAGTGTTCCTGCAATTGTTACGGCAAATGCTGGTGCCAAGTAG
- a CDS encoding glycosyltransferase family 4 protein, protein MMNITRKKIFIVCDSSRSLLDFRGKLIEKMQQHNQVYVFTPKIEQESVRSKLKELNVITYESKLDGSNVSILSDLRFIFSLYKLIRQIKPDIFFPYTFKPVIYGSFLAKICKVKLIAPMLTGLGYNFTDNSSSNKLIVKITRLLLKLSLKPNPHLSIIFQNKDDSQRLIDLKILNKKHQVYVVNGSGVDLSHYHYSKPSASPVTFLMVSRLINAKGIKEYYDAAKLTKQRFPQTVFKLIGPYDPNIDAIAPELYQKIISGDTIQYIGQVDDVRPDIERSSVMVLPSYYGEGVPRCILEGMAIGRAVITCDSVGCRETVNNDPEQANGFLIPVKDAGALASKMEYFITNSDDIIAFGNKAHEFAKTKFDVNIVNAALFKIMRLQA, encoded by the coding sequence ATGATGAATATAACCAGGAAAAAGATTTTTATCGTCTGCGACTCATCCAGATCCCTGCTAGATTTTAGAGGGAAATTGATCGAAAAGATGCAGCAACATAACCAGGTTTATGTGTTTACGCCTAAAATTGAACAAGAATCGGTTCGAAGTAAACTGAAAGAACTCAATGTAATTACCTACGAGAGTAAATTAGACGGTAGTAACGTTTCCATCTTATCCGATTTAAGGTTTATCTTTTCGTTGTATAAACTCATCAGACAGATAAAGCCAGATATTTTTTTTCCTTACACCTTTAAACCTGTTATTTATGGCTCTTTCTTAGCTAAAATTTGCAAGGTTAAATTAATTGCTCCCATGCTTACCGGTTTAGGGTATAACTTTACCGATAATTCTTCCAGTAATAAACTAATTGTTAAAATAACGAGGTTATTACTAAAGTTGAGTCTGAAACCCAACCCACATTTAAGTATTATTTTTCAGAACAAGGACGATTCTCAACGTTTAATCGACCTAAAGATCCTGAATAAAAAACACCAGGTTTATGTGGTAAACGGCTCGGGAGTAGACTTAAGCCATTATCACTATTCCAAACCGAGCGCCTCGCCCGTAACATTTTTAATGGTATCGAGGCTCATCAATGCAAAAGGCATTAAAGAGTATTACGATGCCGCTAAATTAACCAAACAACGATTTCCACAAACCGTTTTTAAACTGATTGGACCATACGATCCTAATATAGATGCCATTGCACCTGAATTGTATCAAAAAATTATCAGTGGAGACACCATCCAATACATAGGACAGGTTGATGATGTGCGACCGGATATTGAGCGCTCATCGGTAATGGTGCTTCCTTCTTATTATGGTGAAGGTGTTCCACGCTGTATACTTGAAGGAATGGCTATAGGCAGGGCGGTAATTACCTGCGACTCTGTAGGCTGCCGAGAAACGGTTAATAATGATCCTGAACAGGCTAACGGATTTCTTATTCCTGTTAAAGATGCAGGTGCACTAGCTAGTAAAATGGAGTATTTTATTACAAACAGTGATGATATTATTGCCTTTGGAAACAAAGCGCATGAATTTGCAAAAACAAAATTTGATGTAAATATCGTTAATGCAGCGCTTTTTAAGATTATGCGTTTACAAGCTTAA
- a CDS encoding phytanoyl-CoA dioxygenase family protein — protein sequence MNNTFIYKRATLADFREAIDEYGWVVYEKAINQKLISEITTGFETSYLLRREIQVLNGIEENMEGTLHHLLEKDNFAIELLSKLYCHREIRDFLGGNYILNGINGVINTKKSKSYIQNIHRDVRTFSSEFKFMIQMIIVLDDFTIFNGATHFLSGSHKLDIKPEEKHFKAFAKQAIAKKGSIILFDSNIWHAGGINFTRKQRRALTLGFTKPYIKQQFDYPRFLGYEFGEKINSDLRQIIGYNARVPASLQEYYRPVENRMYKADQG from the coding sequence GTGAACAATACATTTATTTATAAACGAGCAACTTTAGCCGACTTTAGGGAAGCTATTGATGAGTATGGATGGGTTGTGTATGAAAAGGCAATCAATCAGAAATTAATTTCAGAAATAACCACAGGTTTCGAAACTTCTTACCTGTTAAGAAGAGAGATACAGGTTTTAAATGGAATTGAGGAGAATATGGAAGGAACGTTACATCATTTGCTTGAGAAAGATAATTTCGCGATTGAGCTTTTGAGTAAGTTGTACTGCCACAGAGAAATCCGTGATTTTTTAGGCGGAAACTACATTCTTAACGGGATAAACGGAGTAATTAATACAAAAAAAAGCAAGTCCTATATCCAGAATATCCATCGCGATGTACGTACATTTTCGTCTGAATTTAAGTTTATGATCCAGATGATTATTGTACTCGATGATTTTACCATATTTAATGGTGCCACGCACTTTTTGTCGGGCTCTCATAAACTGGATATCAAACCAGAAGAAAAGCACTTTAAAGCTTTTGCTAAACAAGCTATCGCCAAAAAAGGAAGTATTATACTATTCGATTCCAATATCTGGCACGCAGGGGGCATTAATTTCACCCGCAAACAGCGAAGAGCCTTAACCTTAGGTTTCACTAAACCTTATATTAAACAACAATTCGATTATCCTAGATTTTTAGGATATGAGTTTGGCGAAAAAATAAATAGCGATTTAAGGCAGATTATCGGTTACAATGCAAGGGTGCCAGCTAGTTTACAGGAATATTATAGGCCTGTAGAAAACAGGATGTATAAAGCAGATCAAGGATAG
- a CDS encoding GNAT family N-acetyltransferase: protein MNTQIYLRPLELKDADVSYKWRNDPEVWSYTKFVLKDPITAEVEKQWLLNKLNLANEKRFAICVKNTNEYIGNIQLLDIENETAVFHLFIGEKKYWGKGIGYNASLMLLKYAFYNLNLKHIFLEVHADNLAAYAIYKKVGFQPVSQQEHFIKMVINSSVLLAAN from the coding sequence ATGAATACGCAAATATACTTAAGGCCACTAGAATTAAAAGATGCTGATGTGTCGTACAAATGGAGAAACGATCCTGAAGTATGGTCGTACACCAAATTTGTGCTAAAAGATCCCATTACGGCCGAGGTTGAAAAACAGTGGCTATTAAATAAACTAAATCTGGCTAATGAAAAACGCTTTGCCATCTGCGTAAAAAATACGAATGAATATATAGGCAACATTCAGCTGCTCGATATTGAAAACGAGACTGCAGTGTTTCACCTCTTTATTGGCGAAAAGAAATACTGGGGAAAAGGCATAGGTTATAACGCTTCTTTAATGCTGCTAAAATATGCCTTTTATAACCTTAATCTTAAACACATCTTTTTAGAAGTACACGCTGATAATCTGGCTGCTTATGCCATTTACAAAAAAGTAGGCTTTCAGCCTGTTTCACAACAGGAACATTTTATAAAAATGGTAATTAATTCTTCTGTTTTACTTGCCGCAAATTGA
- a CDS encoding GNAT family N-acetyltransferase, translated as MNDASIFSEIYTENMIRIGAKDHYLFNNAYFVALLSSDEFDSKLFLVYKDGIAISGAIVVCTKEIMQVHLLATRTIYLFESPAKLLTDEITVIGRQLGYKYFNLGGGVNFKEDTLFGWKMGFSNLCFEFNSWRYIANNELYNTLLSERSLDPYSTVDFFPLYRSPVIAS; from the coding sequence ATTAATGATGCAAGCATATTTTCTGAAATATATACCGAAAATATGATTAGAATAGGCGCCAAAGATCATTATCTTTTTAATAATGCTTATTTCGTTGCACTACTTTCCTCCGACGAATTTGATAGCAAGCTTTTTTTGGTGTATAAGGATGGAATAGCCATATCAGGGGCCATTGTAGTTTGTACCAAAGAAATTATGCAAGTGCACCTTTTGGCTACCAGAACTATTTATCTGTTCGAATCTCCAGCTAAGTTATTAACTGATGAAATTACCGTAATTGGTAGGCAATTGGGCTATAAATATTTTAATCTGGGTGGTGGTGTTAATTTTAAAGAAGACACCCTATTCGGCTGGAAGATGGGTTTCTCTAATCTATGCTTCGAATTTAATAGTTGGCGGTATATTGCCAATAACGAATTATACAATACACTCCTCAGCGAGAGATCGCTTGATCCCTATTCGACTGTTGATTTTTTTCCACTCTACCGTAGTCCTGTAATTGCTTCATAA
- a CDS encoding GNAT family N-acetyltransferase, with product MDMLIENNASGTTLQLTLTQKDDWVKYISLAADYDFYHTWHYHAMASNGRPILFVYCEANNFIAIPLLERAIQDTPYYDLHCVYGYSGPISNLKFSDTSERLKRNFLKAFSAFLYKGSYVSVFSRLHPFFDQNILLQETDSIYENGKTVVINLQQSIEEQRKQYRQTTRDSIKKCRKFGYVSVETTAQEDIAAFTKLYQSNMNRISAADFYLFTEEYFTKLVRAKEFDCKLILVYSNDDLVCGSIIMCTNGIIQGHLIATNAHYLKNSPAKFLVDEISELGRKWKMKYYHLGGGLGYKEDSLLEWKLGFSNMVLDYYSWRFIANKAVYNQLVEKSGNQIHTNADFFPLYRMIPQ from the coding sequence ATGGATATGCTAATTGAAAATAACGCTAGTGGCACTACTTTACAATTAACTTTAACACAAAAGGATGATTGGGTAAAGTATATTAGCTTGGCTGCCGATTATGATTTTTATCATACCTGGCACTACCATGCTATGGCAAGCAACGGAAGACCCATTTTATTTGTGTATTGCGAAGCTAATAATTTTATCGCCATACCTTTATTAGAACGCGCAATTCAAGACACACCATATTACGATTTACATTGCGTTTATGGTTATTCAGGTCCGATTTCCAACCTTAAATTTAGCGATACAAGTGAGCGCTTGAAAAGAAATTTTCTAAAAGCTTTTTCAGCATTTTTATATAAAGGTAGCTACGTTTCTGTTTTCTCCAGACTTCATCCTTTTTTTGATCAAAATATTCTGTTACAAGAAACGGATAGCATATATGAAAATGGAAAAACGGTTGTTATTAACTTACAACAAAGTATTGAAGAGCAACGGAAACAGTATAGGCAAACAACAAGAGATAGCATTAAGAAGTGTAGAAAGTTTGGTTATGTTTCTGTAGAGACTACCGCTCAGGAAGATATTGCTGCTTTCACAAAGCTCTATCAATCTAATATGAACCGTATCAGTGCTGCTGATTTTTATCTTTTTACTGAAGAATACTTTACGAAGCTTGTTCGGGCCAAAGAATTCGACTGTAAGTTAATCTTGGTTTATTCAAACGATGATTTAGTTTGCGGCAGTATCATTATGTGTACTAATGGTATTATACAGGGGCACTTAATTGCCACTAATGCGCATTATCTTAAAAATTCTCCGGCTAAATTTTTGGTTGATGAAATTAGTGAGTTAGGTCGTAAATGGAAGATGAAATACTACCATTTAGGTGGTGGGCTTGGTTATAAAGAAGATTCGCTCTTAGAATGGAAACTGGGCTTTTCGAATATGGTTTTAGATTATTACAGTTGGCGTTTTATTGCCAATAAAGCTGTTTATAACCAGTTAGTAGAAAAATCGGGTAACCAAATACATACAAATGCTGACTTTTTTCCCCTTTATAGAATGATACCTCAATAA